From the genome of Corallococcus macrosporus DSM 14697:
CAGGGCGATGATGCCCTGGGCGTTCTCCTCCACCTCGTCCAGCGACACCTTCGCCTTGTCCAGCATGGCCTGCACGGCGGGGGCGCCCCATGCGGGCCGCACCTCGTCGATGGCCTTCTTCAGGAAGCGCGCGCCGCGCGACAGCATGGGCGCGCTGAACAGCTCGAACTCCTTCTTGCTGACCGGCTGCGGCTCCAGGCGCGAGCGCAGCTTGTTCATCAGCGCGTTGCCGGACTCGCGGTTGCGGTAGTAGCGCCGCCGGTACAGGCCCACCAGCTCCACGGAGCGGCCGGCGTAGAAGGGGTTCTCGTCGCCGGAGGCGAGCTGGTAGATGCGCCGCTCCTCCACGTCCATCGCGTGCGCGGTGATGCCGATGGTGGCGCCCGCCACCTGGTCCACCGGGATGATGTCCAGGATGGTGCTCTCGCCGGCGGGGATGCCGCCGGGGCCCTTGATGCCCGCGAAGGCCAGCGGCGCGGAGGTGGTGAAGCCCTCGTTCCAGCCGGGGAAGGGGAAGTGCCGCGCGCTCTCCACGATGGAGGGCCGGACGATGGAGTAGCGCAGGCCCGGGGTGGCCGCGAGCACCTGCTCACCCAGGGACTTCGTATACGTGTACGTGTTGGGCCAGCCCCAGTGCGCGGCGCGCTCCATGCCGGCGCGCACCAGCTCGCCGCTGAGCCACAGCTTGCGCTCGCGGCCCACGGCCAGGCGCAGCGTCTTCTCGTCGTTGGTGTCCCGGCCTTCCTCTTCCAGCCGGTCCAGCGCCTTCTTGCGGAAGGTGGACGTGAGGGCCCGGTCCTCGGCCTGCTCGCGCAGCCGCGCGACGATGCGCGCCGCGTCCTGCAGCTCCTGCTCCAGGCTGAAGTCGCGGCCGTCCATCTCCTCCCGCTTGGGGAAGTAGCCGCGGATGTCCTCGTCCTCGAAGACGAGCCCGCTGCGGTTGCCCGCCACGAAGGCCGTGGACATGTGGATGAGCGGCACGGACCAGCGCAGCGCCAGCTCCGCGGCGAACTTCAGGCCGTGGGTGTTGACGTTGAGGCCCACCTCCAGCGACGGGTTGAAGGACACTAGGCCCGCGCAGTTGATGAAGGCGTGCACCTGGCCGGTGAGCTCCGCCACGCGGGCCTCTTCCAGGCCCATCCACGGGTCGGTGATGTCGCCGTCCAGCACCTCCACCTTCTGCTGGATGAAGGCCAGCGCGCCCGCGTCTCCCAGGCTGTCGCGCAGCGGCTGGAAGGGCTCGCTGGTGGCCACCTTGTCGAAGAAGCGGCGCTCGGCGGACGCGGCGCTGCCCTTGCGGACCAGCACGTACACCTTGTCCAGGTCCTGGCCATAGCGGCTCAGCAGCATGGACAGCGTCACCTTGCCCACGAAGCCGGTGGCGCCCGCGAAGAGCAGGCGCTTGCCGGTGAAGGTCTGGGTGACGTTCAGCTCGGGAAGGGGGGCCATGGGCGTCCTCACTTCACGTCCACCATCACCGTGGGCGCGATGCGCAGCAGGCTGATGGTGGCCGAGCGGCCCATGAACCCGCGCGCCTCTTCAATGGCCTCGGTGAGCGTGTCGGTGCGCTCCCACCCCATCAGGGCGGGGACGTGGTTGTTCTCCGCGCCCGCGACGATGACCTTGCCCACGTGCTGGCGGCCGTTCTCGCCCCAGTACCACATGTAGAAGGGGTGCACGCCGTGGTAGGCGTTGCCCTTGCGGTACAGGTGCACGTAGCTGGGGTTCTCCGCGAACTCGCGCTCGTACTTGTGCTCCAGCTTCATGGAGTCCCGCGTCTCCGGCAGCAGCCGGTGGAAGAACTCGATGTAGCTGGGGTGGTGCTCCGGGTCGAACTCGTCGTAGGCCGGGTGCAGGAGGATGAGCACGCCCCCCTTCTTCACCAGCGGCACGCCGCGGTTCAGGTTGTAGAAGTACCCAAGCCCCATCACCTGCACCAGCAGCGGGTTGAGGATGGAGTTGACGCTGTACGGCGAGATGAACGGGATGGGGAAGATGACGATGTCGCTCTGCCCCTCCACCGGCACCACGTATTGCTTGTAGCTGGTCTCCAGCGTCTTCGCGTGCGTGGGCTCCGTCGCGCCGGCGTAGACGCCCGTGACGTCGTAGGGCGCGGGGACGGAGTTGAGCACCTTGCGCGCCGCGGCGCGCGGCAGCTTGGACAGCGCGAAGCGCATGGCCTGGAACTTCAGCCGGTCGCCCTCCGTGTAGTCCTCCTCCTTCTTCGCCAGGAAGTCGGTGGGGCCGCCGAACATGCGGTTGTTCAGCGCCGTCTCGATGTGGAAGACCTTCAGGTGCTTGTCGATGTTGCGCCCGATGCGCTCGTTGCTCTTGTAGAGCGCGCTCGTCTTCGGCTCCATGTAGCTGTCGGAGGCGCGAATCGTCTTGGGGTTGTGGTGGTGGCGCAGCGACGCGTAGTTGGACACGCCGGTGCCCATGGACTTGTGCCCGCCGTTCATGGGCACGAAGTTCACATTCACGTAGACGATGAGGTCGCTCTCCGCCACGCGGCGGTTCACCGACACCTCTTCGCCGTGGGAGGTGCGCTCCAGCGCGACCATCCCGTCCGGGTCCTCGGCGTCGTGGTTGTAGTAGCGGTCCGGGTAGTAGGCGTCGAAGATCTTCTCGCCCACCATGCGCTTCATCTCGCCCTCCGTCATCCTGCGGTGCAGGGCGTTGGCGATGACCAGGTGGACGTCGTCCACGCCGCTGTCGGCGGCCAGCTCCAGGACGATCTCCAGGATGGTCTGCCGCACGTCCGGCGTCACCATGGGCGGCAGCGGCACGCTGATGTCGTCAATGACGCACGTCAGGCGCATGCCCGGCTTGAGCAGGGCGTGCAGCGGCTCCATGCCCTCCGGGTGGTTGATGGCGTAGCGGATGGCGGCCTTGACGTTGGGCACGCCGGCCAGGGGCGGGCGCGGGAAGATGACGCGCGTGCCGACCGGCAGGTCCTCCTGGAGAAAGTTCTCACCGTGGAACAGCACGCGAGGCGGGCTGCCCTTCTCGGTGATGACGACCTGGCTTTCCTCGTCGTACAGCTTCTGGAGCGTCTTGAACGGGCGCATGGAGATGGGGGCTCCTACTTGAGGTCGAGGATGGGCCAGTTGTAGGCGCGCGCGATGGAGCGCAGCCTCAGGTCCGGGTTCACCGCGGTGGGGCGGCCCACCACCGCGAGCATCGCGTAGTCAGAGGCGCTGTCGGAGTAGCCGTGGCACTTGTCCAGGGACAGGCCCTCCTTGGTGCAGTAGGCGCGGATGGCGTTGGCCTTGTTCGCGCCTTCGATGATGGGCGGAATCACCTTGCCCGTCGCCTTGCCGCCCACGAACTGCATCTTGTTGGCGATCATGTCGTCGGCGCCCAGGTGGCGGGCCAGCGGGCGCATGGTGAAGTCCAGCGCGCCGGTGACGAGGACGATCTTGCAGCCGCTGCGGCGCGCCTGGTCGATGAGGTCCTGCGTCTGTTCGAAGAGGGCGGGCTGCAGCACGTCCTCGAACATGTCCTCGGCGATGGTGACCAGCCGGTCCTCGCTGAGGCCCGCGTAGTAGCGGTAGAAGAACTCGTTGAACGTCTTGCGGTCCAACGCGTCCATGACACCGAAGAGCGGCACGCTGAGGGCGGTGCTCAGGGTCCGCCCGGCGATACCCAGGACGGAGCCGCGGTTCATCGCGTAGTACGCGTAGACGTGGACGACGTTCGTCTTCACGAGCGTCCCGTCGACATCGAAGAAGGCAGCTTTCGCGGACATGGGGCTGCGGGCTTCCTGACACTTGGAGGGGGGTAAGGTCAACGATGCCGGGAACTTGGCGGGCCCCCGGTGGCTTCCGGGCGGACGGGCTACAGCCAGCCTTGCTCCTGGTACCACGTCACGCTGCGACGGATGGAGTCCGCCAGGTCGCGCCGGGGGTGAAAACCCAGCAGCCGCTCGGCCTTGGCCCCGGAGCACGTCCAGGCGGGCGCGAGGAGCTGCTTCGCCAGCTTCCGGCTCAGCGCCAGCTTGCGGCCCGTCAACTGGGACACCCCGTCCGCCGCCGTGGCCAGGGCCCGCAGCACCGCGGGGTGCACGCGCACCGTGCGGGGAGAGATTCCCAGGGCCCGCGCGCCCAGGTCCTGCACCTGCTCCAGTGACAGCGGGGCGCCGGGGCCCGCGCAGAAGAAGGCCTCGCCCACGGCCGCGGGGTGGGTGGCCTGGAGCAGCAGGACGTCCACCACGTCCTCCACGTCAATCAGGGTCAGCGGACGAGGCCCGCCGGACAACTCCAGCCGGATGCCGCGCCGGGCCATCTTGAAGAAGGTGAGGTTCTCCCGGTCTCCGGGCCCCAGGATGCGGGGCGGCCGCGACACCGTGACGGGCAGCCGGTCTCCATAGGAGAAGGCGATGCGCTCCGCCTCCGCCTTGCTCTCTCCATACCATTCGTGGGGCTGGAAGGCGTCTTCCTCCACATGCGGCCGGGTGGGCGTGGACGGACCGCAGGCGGCCAGCGACCCGGTGAGCACCAGCCGGGGGCGGTGCCCCGCGGCCACCATGGCCTCACACAGGTGGCGGGTGCCCTCCGCGTTGACGCGCATGAAGTCGTCCCGTGTCGCGCCGCGGCGAGCCCCCGCGAGGTGGAAGACGACGTCCTGTCCGGCCACCGCGGCCGCCAGCGTGGAGGGCACCGTCACGTCGCCGTCCACCCGCGAATGGCTCACCCCCGCCAGCCCCGAGGCGTCTCCTCCCGGGCGCAACAGGCATGTGACGCTGTCTCCGCGCGCGGCCAGGGCCTTGGCCAGCCACGTTCCCAGGAAGCCGCCGGCGCCGGTGATGAGGGCTCTCATGACGGCTTTTCATCCAAAAAAACACACCACGTCCGCAAGGAGAATCCGGCGGCCGCTCCGGCGCTGATCCACGCCGCCAAGGGATTTCTTGAGGGAAGAGAGCGCTCCGGAGCCTGAATTTCGGCCTCCGGCGGCGTTCCGAAGCGAAGGCGCCAGCGGGTGCCGAGCGCTCCGGAGGCTGATTCTCGGGCTCCAGCCGCGTTCGCAGAGGGGCGCTCAGAGGGAAAAACGCAGGAGAGGGCTGTTTTTCGGGCTTGGGCGTGCTACTTCTACGCCGCATCGGCTCTCGCTTCACATAAGCAAAGCCGTACAACGTCCCCTTCGGAGGGGAGGAGACTCAAGACGAATGGCCGCCAAGAAAGCTGCTGCGAAGAAGGCTCCCGCCGCGAAGAAGGCTCCCGCTGCGAAGAAGCGCACGCCGAACGCGTCGTTCATGAAGGAGATGACGCCGTCTGCCGCGCTCGCTGAGATCGTCGGCGCGAAGCCGCTGCCGCGCACCGAGGTTGTCAAGAAGCTCTGGGCCTACATCAAGAAGCAGGGCCTGCAGGACGCGAAGAACAAGCGGCAGATCAACGCCGATGACAAGCTCAAGCCCATCTTTGGTGGCAAGAAGAGCGTCACCATGTTCGAGATGACGGCGCTGGTGAACAAGCAGCTGAGCTGAGCACTGGCCGGGGTCTCCCGGTGGCCGTACTCGGGGCTCGCCGCGACAAGCGGCGGGCCCTTTGCATTTCCAGGCCATGGCGCCGCGGCGTGGAGCGTTGGATAGAGGGCGGACGCCACACTGCGTGCTGGCGGCCGGCGCGTGGGCGGCCTACCTCTGGGCCGCATGTTGCTCGACGCCTTGGAAGAAGAGGGGTCCGCCTCGAATGGGGCGGGTGGCGCCACGATGACGGCGGAGGCCCTGGCCGAGGGCCTCTACTCGCGCGTCCAGGCGGAGCTGGCGGCCCGCCCGCACACGCCTCTGTCCACCTACAGGGTCCAGTTCCACAAGGGCTTCACCTTCGAGGACGCGCGGCAGGTGGTGCCGTACCTGGCCCGCCTCGGGGCGAGTGACCTCTATGCCTCGCCCTACCTGAAGGCCACCCCCGGCAGCACCCACGGCTACGATTGCGTGGACCACCAACAATTGAACCCCGAGGTCGGGACGCCCGAGTCCCACGCGGCGCTCTGCGCGGCGCTGCGCGAGCAGGGCATGGGGCAGGTGCTGGACGTGGTGCCCAACCACATGGGCATCGAGCGGGACAACCGCCTGTGGTTCGACGTGCTGGAGAACGGCCCGTCCTCCGTCTACGCGAAGTTCTTCGACGTCGACTGGTCGCCGGTGAAGGAGGAGCTGCGAGACAGGGTGCTGCTGCCCATCCTGGGAGACCAGTACGGCATCGTCCTGGAGCGGGGGGAGCTCAAGCTGTCCTTCCAGGAGGGCGCCTTCTTCCTCCACTACTACGACCACCTGCTGCCGGTGGCGCCGCGCCAGTACGCCCGCATCCTGCGCCATGGGCTGGAGCGGCTGGAGTCGCGGCTGGGCGGGGAGCACCCCGGCATGGTGGAGCTCCTGTCCATCCTGACCGCCATCGACCACCTGCCGGCGCGCACGGAGGTGGAGCGGCCCAAGGTGGTGGAGCGCCACCGGGAGAAGGAGGTCATCAAGCGCCGGCTGGCCTCGGTGACGGCGGAGTTCCCGGAGGTGCTGGCCTACATCGAGGACAACGTCCGCGTCTTCAACGGCGAGCCGGGCAACCCGCGCTCGTATGACCTGCTGGACTCGGTGCTGTCGGCGTGCAGCTACCGGCTGGCGCACTGGCGGGTGGCGGGCGAGGAGATCAACTACCGGCGCTTCTTCGACATCAACGGCCTGGCCGCGCTGCGCGAGGAGGACCCGGACGTCTTCCAGGAGGCGCACGCGCTCATCTTCCGCTGGCTGCGCGAGGGGCTCGTCACCGGGCTGCGCATCGACCATCCGGACGGCCTCTTCGACCCCACCGCCTACTTCCTGGACCTGCAGGAGGCGTACTTCGTGGAGCGGGCCCACGCCCTGTTCCTCCAGGCGCACGCGGAGGATGACACGCGCTGGCCCGCGGTGGAGCGCGCGCTGCGCGAGCGGTGGCGCGCGGAGGTGACGCAGCAGCCGGACAGCCCGCTGCGCAAGGCGCTGTACGTGGTGGTGGAGAAGATTCAGGGCGGCCGCGAGCGCATGCCGGAGTCCTGGGCCGTGCACGGCACCACGGGCTACCGCTTCGCCAACGCGGTGAGCGGCCTCTTCGTGCAGCCGGACGCGGAGAAGCCGCTGACGGAGCTGTACGAGCGCTTCGTGGGAGGGCAGGCGGACTTCGCCGAGCTCGTCTACCAGAAGAAGCTGCTCATCATGCGCGTGTCCATGGCCAGCGAAATCAACGTGCTGGCGCACGAGCTCAACCGCATCTCGGAGATGAACCGGCGCACGCGCGACTTCACGCTCAACTCGCTGCGGCGGGCGCTGGTGGAGTTCATCGCCCTGTTCCCCGTCTACCGCACCTACGTGGACGGCTGGCGCCCGGAGCTGGATGGGCGTGACGTGCAGTACATCGAATGGACCCTCCAGCGCGCCAAGGAGCGCAACGCCACCACCAACGCGTCCATCTTCGACTTCCTGCGCGACATCCTCCTGCGCCGCTACCCGGAGCACGTGGACGCGCGCGAGCGGGACGTGATGCTGCGCTTCGCCATGAAGCTGCAGCAGGTGACGGGGCCCGTGATGGCCAAGGGCCTGGAGGACACCGTCTTCTACATCTACAACCGGCTGGTCAGCCTCAACGAGGTGGGCGGCGAGCCGGAGCGCTTCGGCGTCCACGCCAACACCTTCCACCTGCGCAACCAGGAGCGCGCGGAGCAGTGGCCGGCCAGCCAGCTCACTTCCAGCACCCACGACACCAAGCGCAGCGAGGACGTGCGCGCGCGCATCAACGTGCTGACCGAGTTGCCCGAGGCGTGGCGCAAGCGCGTGAGGAAGTGGGCCCGCCAGACGGAGAAGGCGGTGTCCCAGCTCCCCACCGGCCCGGCGCCCACGGCCAACGACATATACCTCTTCTTCCAGACGGTGGTGGGCGCGTGGCCCATGGGCGAGTCCCACTCCGCGGAGGAGCTGGCGGACTTCCAGCGCCGGGTGCGTGAGTACATGGGCAAGGCCATCAAGGAGGCCAAGGTCCGCACGTCGTGGACCAACCCCGACAGCGCCTACGACGACGCCGTGGCGCGCTTCGTGGACGCCTGCTTCGACCCGAAGGTGACGGGCCACTTCCTGGAGGACGCGCGGGACTTCAAGCGCTCCATCGAGCGGGCGGGCCAGCACAACGCCCTGGGGCAGCTCCTGCTGAAGATGGCGTCGCCCGGCGTGGTGGACACCTACCAGGGCTGCGAGCTGTGGGACTTGTCGCTGGTGGACCCGGACAACCGGCGGCCGGTGGACTTCGCCCAGCGCGCGCGGCTCCTGGAGGCGCTGGACGCCGAGGCGACGCAGGACCGGGGCGCGTTGAGCCGGCGGTTGGCGGCGGACCTGGACGACGGCCAGGTGAAGCTCTACGTGCTGGCGGAGTCCCTGCGGCTGCGCCAGCGGCAGGCGGCGCTGTTCCGGGAGGGGGGCTACCGGGCGCTCGAGCTGACGGGGCCCCGGGCGAAGGCGGCGGTGGCCTTCGCGCGCGAGCACGGGGACGCCGTGGTGGTGGCCTGCGCGCCGCGCTAC
Proteins encoded in this window:
- a CDS encoding lactate racemase domain-containing protein is translated as MRPFKTLQKLYDEESQVVITEKGSPPRVLFHGENFLQEDLPVGTRVIFPRPPLAGVPNVKAAIRYAINHPEGMEPLHALLKPGMRLTCVIDDISVPLPPMVTPDVRQTILEIVLELAADSGVDDVHLVIANALHRRMTEGEMKRMVGEKIFDAYYPDRYYNHDAEDPDGMVALERTSHGEEVSVNRRVAESDLIVYVNVNFVPMNGGHKSMGTGVSNYASLRHHHNPKTIRASDSYMEPKTSALYKSNERIGRNIDKHLKVFHIETALNNRMFGGPTDFLAKKEEDYTEGDRLKFQAMRFALSKLPRAAARKVLNSVPAPYDVTGVYAGATEPTHAKTLETSYKQYVVPVEGQSDIVIFPIPFISPYSVNSILNPLLVQVMGLGYFYNLNRGVPLVKKGGVLILLHPAYDEFDPEHHPSYIEFFHRLLPETRDSMKLEHKYEREFAENPSYVHLYRKGNAYHGVHPFYMWYWGENGRQHVGKVIVAGAENNHVPALMGWERTDTLTEAIEEARGFMGRSATISLLRIAPTVMVDVK
- a CDS encoding HAD family hydrolase, which encodes MSAKAAFFDVDGTLVKTNVVHVYAYYAMNRGSVLGIAGRTLSTALSVPLFGVMDALDRKTFNEFFYRYYAGLSEDRLVTIAEDMFEDVLQPALFEQTQDLIDQARRSGCKIVLVTGALDFTMRPLARHLGADDMIANKMQFVGGKATGKVIPPIIEGANKANAIRAYCTKEGLSLDKCHGYSDSASDYAMLAVVGRPTAVNPDLRLRSIARAYNWPILDLK
- a CDS encoding NAD-dependent epimerase/dehydratase family protein, with amino-acid sequence MRALITGAGGFLGTWLAKALAARGDSVTCLLRPGGDASGLAGVSHSRVDGDVTVPSTLAAAVAGQDVVFHLAGARRGATRDDFMRVNAEGTRHLCEAMVAAGHRPRLVLTGSLAACGPSTPTRPHVEEDAFQPHEWYGESKAEAERIAFSYGDRLPVTVSRPPRILGPGDRENLTFFKMARRGIRLELSGGPRPLTLIDVEDVVDVLLLQATHPAAVGEAFFCAGPGAPLSLEQVQDLGARALGISPRTVRVHPAVLRALATAADGVSQLTGRKLALSRKLAKQLLAPAWTCSGAKAERLLGFHPRRDLADSIRRSVTWYQEQGWL
- a CDS encoding SWIB/MDM2 domain-containing protein → MAAKKAAAKKAPAAKKAPAAKKRTPNASFMKEMTPSAALAEIVGAKPLPRTEVVKKLWAYIKKQGLQDAKNKRQINADDKLKPIFGGKKSVTMFEMTALVNKQLS
- the treY gene encoding malto-oligosyltrehalose synthase, whose protein sequence is MLLDALEEEGSASNGAGGATMTAEALAEGLYSRVQAELAARPHTPLSTYRVQFHKGFTFEDARQVVPYLARLGASDLYASPYLKATPGSTHGYDCVDHQQLNPEVGTPESHAALCAALREQGMGQVLDVVPNHMGIERDNRLWFDVLENGPSSVYAKFFDVDWSPVKEELRDRVLLPILGDQYGIVLERGELKLSFQEGAFFLHYYDHLLPVAPRQYARILRHGLERLESRLGGEHPGMVELLSILTAIDHLPARTEVERPKVVERHREKEVIKRRLASVTAEFPEVLAYIEDNVRVFNGEPGNPRSYDLLDSVLSACSYRLAHWRVAGEEINYRRFFDINGLAALREEDPDVFQEAHALIFRWLREGLVTGLRIDHPDGLFDPTAYFLDLQEAYFVERAHALFLQAHAEDDTRWPAVERALRERWRAEVTQQPDSPLRKALYVVVEKIQGGRERMPESWAVHGTTGYRFANAVSGLFVQPDAEKPLTELYERFVGGQADFAELVYQKKLLIMRVSMASEINVLAHELNRISEMNRRTRDFTLNSLRRALVEFIALFPVYRTYVDGWRPELDGRDVQYIEWTLQRAKERNATTNASIFDFLRDILLRRYPEHVDARERDVMLRFAMKLQQVTGPVMAKGLEDTVFYIYNRLVSLNEVGGEPERFGVHANTFHLRNQERAEQWPASQLTSSTHDTKRSEDVRARINVLTELPEAWRKRVRKWARQTEKAVSQLPTGPAPTANDIYLFFQTVVGAWPMGESHSAEELADFQRRVREYMGKAIKEAKVRTSWTNPDSAYDDAVARFVDACFDPKVTGHFLEDARDFKRSIERAGQHNALGQLLLKMASPGVVDTYQGCELWDLSLVDPDNRRPVDFAQRARLLEALDAEATQDRGALSRRLAADLDDGQVKLYVLAESLRLRQRQAALFREGGYRALELTGPRAKAAVAFAREHGDAVVVACAPRYTLSALASPEGLAGAYGSTFLDLPEAYAGMMFREVFTGRQVRPERGPGGAVLPLGPLLAEFPVILLERSTG